One stretch of Castor canadensis chromosome 14, mCasCan1.hap1v2, whole genome shotgun sequence DNA includes these proteins:
- the LOC109678947 gene encoding olfactory receptor 7A17-like, producing the protein MESRNYTQFSDFLLLGFAEGEEWQPLIFGLFFFMYLITVLGNLLIILVTILDSHLHTPMYFFLSNLSFVDICFTSTTIPKMLVNIQTHSKVITYIDCITQIYFVILFACLDNFLLAVMAYDRFVAICYPLHYKVIMKPQLCGFLLLVCWVISALNSLLHSLMVLRLSFCRNTEVPHFFCELDQLVHLACSDTFLNNIVMNFVAGLLGGGPLIGILCSYAKIVSSIHKISSAQRKCKVFSTCASHISVVFLFYCTVLGVYLSSAMTQNLQSTSTVSVMYTVVAPMLNPFIYSLRNKDIKRALKTFFEKETRKDPIFLRLKSCCRLKDSNPQRKKL; encoded by the coding sequence ATGGAATCACGAAATTATACACAATTTTCAGACTTTCTTCTTCTGGGATTTGCAGAGGGTGAAGAATGGCAGCCTCTCATATTTGGACTTTTCTTCTTCATGTACCTGATCACAGTACTTGGGAACCTACTCATCATTCTGGTCACAATCTTAGACtcccacctgcacacacccatgtacttcttcctctccaacctgtcctttGTGGATATCTGCTTTACTTCCACCACCATCCCCAAGATGCTTGTGAACATACAGACACACAGCAAGGTCATCACCTACATAGATTGCATCACCCAGATATATTTTGTGATATTATTTGCATGTTTGGACAACTTCCTCCtggctgtgatggcctatgaccgctttgTGGCCATCTGTTACCCTCTACATTATAAGGTAATAATGAAGCCCCAGCTCTGTGGATTCCTGTTACTGGTGTGCTGGGTCATAAGTGCCCTGAATTCCTTGTTACACAGCTTAATGGTGTTGAGGCTGTCCTTCTGCAGAAACACAGAAGTCCCGCACTTTTTCTGTGAACTTGATCAGTTGGTTCACCTTGCCTGTTCTGACACTTTTCTTAATAATATAGTGATGAATTTTGTAGCTGGGTTGTTGGGTGGCGGTCCTCTCATTGGCATCCTTTGTTCTTATGCTAAGATAGTTTCCTCTATACATAAAATATCATCGGCTCAGAGGAAATGCAAGGTATTTTCCACTTGTGCATCTCACATCTCAGTTGTCTTCTTATTTTATTGTACAGTCCTGGGAGTGTACCTCAGTTCTGCTATGACCCAAAACCTACAATCAACTTCAACTGTCTCAGTGATGTACACTGTTGTCGCCCCCATGCTGAATCCCTTCATCTATAGTCTGAGGAATAAGGACATAAAGAGGGCTTTGAAAACATTCTTTGagaaagaaactagaaaagaCCCCATTTTTCTGAGACTAAAAAGTTGCTGTAGATTGAAAGACTCTAATCCACAGAGGAAGAAATTATAA